In Desulfovibrio sp. UCD-KL4C, a single genomic region encodes these proteins:
- a CDS encoding response regulator, translating into MGGGHDTIKDDELFFADELIEEYKDHASSSDRKWKILIVDDEKDVHSTTKLVLDDVIFEGRSLDFISAYTGDEALEIMREHSDIAVILLDVVMETTHAGLDVVRIIREEMNNKMVRIILRTGQPGQAPERKVIIEYDINDYKHKGELTAQRLFTSVLAALRSYRDILVIDQNRKGLKYIIEASGSLFKQKSIGRLAQGVLTQVISLLGLHDSVYMDGDGMAVSSLESDAGKMRIIASTGRYSSCRDSVDNCQEITEETRQKFENISKIGHGKFIGEDYVGYLPTTEHGSHLLFVEGCGKERSEHDEDLLRIYSDNVGVAFDNIYLNQEVLDTQKEIVRVLGEVVEFRSKETAYHVIRVSEVTRILATALGLDETYIDELYYASPMHDVGKIGIPDSILLKPGSLTPDEIKIMKTHTEIGYSILKSSKRKLLKTAAIIAYEHHEYWNGSGYPRGLKGEEIDIAGRITCITDVYDALCSKRVYKDAWDKDKATDFLKKNRGKMFDPALVDLFFENIDAIWEVQKKYQD; encoded by the coding sequence ATGGGGGGAGGTCACGATACTATTAAGGATGATGAACTTTTTTTTGCTGATGAATTAATTGAAGAATATAAGGATCATGCTTCTAGTTCTGATAGGAAATGGAAGATTCTTATAGTTGACGATGAAAAAGATGTGCACAGTACAACAAAACTTGTACTTGATGATGTTATATTTGAAGGTAGAAGTCTCGATTTTATAAGCGCTTATACTGGTGACGAAGCTCTTGAGATAATGCGTGAGCATTCTGATATTGCGGTTATTCTACTTGATGTTGTGATGGAAACAACTCATGCAGGGCTTGATGTTGTGCGTATTATCCGTGAAGAAATGAATAATAAAATGGTCAGGATAATTCTTAGGACCGGACAACCCGGGCAGGCTCCTGAACGTAAAGTTATTATCGAATACGATATTAACGATTATAAGCACAAAGGGGAGCTGACAGCGCAACGTTTGTTTACTTCCGTTCTTGCAGCTTTGCGTTCGTATAGAGATATACTTGTAATTGATCAGAACAGAAAAGGCTTAAAGTATATAATTGAAGCCTCTGGAAGTCTTTTTAAGCAGAAATCCATAGGCCGCCTTGCACAGGGTGTTCTTACTCAGGTTATTTCGCTTTTAGGGCTTCATGATTCTGTCTACATGGATGGAGACGGTATGGCTGTTTCCAGTTTAGAATCAGATGCGGGGAAGATGCGTATTATAGCTTCGACTGGACGTTACTCCTCATGCCGTGATTCTGTTGATAATTGTCAGGAAATAACTGAAGAAACAAGACAAAAATTTGAAAATATAAGCAAAATAGGCCATGGGAAATTTATTGGAGAAGATTATGTCGGCTATCTTCCTACTACAGAACATGGATCTCACTTACTGTTTGTTGAGGGGTGCGGAAAAGAACGCAGTGAGCATGATGAAGATTTATTAAGAATTTATTCTGACAATGTAGGAGTTGCTTTCGATAATATCTATCTGAATCAAGAGGTGTTAGATACCCAGAAAGAAATTGTCCGTGTGCTTGGTGAAGTAGTTGAATTTCGCTCTAAAGAGACAGCTTATCATGTTATTAGGGTGTCAGAAGTGACACGTATTTTAGCAACGGCTTTAGGGCTTGACGAAACATATATTGATGAATTGTATTATGCTTCACCTATGCATGATGTCGGCAAAATTGGGATACCTGATTCAATTCTATTGAAGCCGGGGAGCCTTACTCCTGATGAAATAAAGATTATGAAAACTCATACAGAAATAGGTTACAGCATACTCAAATCAAGCAAAAGAAAACTTTTGAAAACAGCGGCGATTATAGCATATGAACACCATGAGTACTGGAATGGTTCCGGCTATCCAAGAGGCCTTAAAGGTGAAGAGATTGATATTGCCGGAAGAATTACCTGCATAACTGATGTGTATGATGCTCTTTGTAGTAAGCGTGTTTATAAGGATGCGTGGGATAAAGACAAAGCTACTGATTTTTTGAAAAAGAATCGTGGAAAGATGTTTGACCCTGCACTGGTTGATTTGTTTTTTGAAAACATTGATGCAATTTGGGAAGTGCAGAAGAAATATCAGGATTAA
- a CDS encoding methyltransferase domain-containing protein → MKNRIKQCFGKAAACYGDAASVQKKVAFQCAQYCPEGQFKKVLDVGSGVGFLFSELKDRIVFDSYVSLDLVLPMLLEQKKLSVPLLVAADGENIPLQKKQFDLLVSSSAMQWYSNPEESIPQSFKMLKRGGCFTIAIFVKGTLCELADISLKTGFGSVKELKDAEFYMGIISGISNVRVSFNRMRHEVYFPSVIEFLRNHKRTGAVASSGSISWGKSKYLNFIKEYEKKYGGEQGVRASYEVLFAYGEVF, encoded by the coding sequence GTGAAAAATAGGATTAAGCAATGTTTCGGTAAAGCCGCAGCCTGTTATGGTGATGCGGCTTCTGTTCAAAAGAAAGTGGCTTTTCAATGCGCTCAATATTGCCCTGAAGGACAGTTTAAAAAAGTTTTAGATGTTGGTTCAGGTGTCGGTTTTCTATTTAGTGAGCTGAAAGATAGAATTGTATTTGATTCTTATGTGTCTCTGGATTTAGTGCTCCCCATGCTTTTGGAACAGAAAAAATTATCAGTACCTTTATTAGTTGCGGCGGATGGTGAAAATATTCCTCTACAAAAAAAACAATTTGATTTGCTTGTTAGTTCTTCAGCTATGCAATGGTATTCAAATCCAGAAGAATCCATTCCTCAAAGTTTTAAAATGTTGAAGCGCGGAGGATGTTTTACCATTGCAATTTTTGTTAAAGGAACGCTTTGTGAGCTTGCAGATATCAGTTTAAAAACGGGGTTCGGTTCTGTAAAAGAACTAAAAGATGCTGAATTTTATATGGGAATTATTTCTGGCATTTCGAATGTCCGCGTCAGTTTTAATAGAATGCGACACGAAGTATATTTCCCTTCAGTTATAGAGTTTTTACGGAATCATAAACGAACTGGCGCAGTGGCCTCAAGCGGAAGTATTTCATGGGGAAAGTCTAAATATTTAAATTTTATTAAAGAATACGAAAAAAAATATGGTGGAGAGCAGGGGGTAAGAGCTTCTTATGAAGTTCTATTTGCTTATGGGGAAGTCTTTTAG
- a CDS encoding ATP-binding protein, producing MTDTELFTDDELLFTGEEVEERSVEKAKPWRVLIVDDEPDIHAMTQMVLGDFSFEGRKVEFVSSYTGKESLKVLKKDLEIAVVLLDVVMETSTAGLDVARRIRTFVNNSFVRIILRTGQPGIAPEHKVITELDINDYWQKAELTSQRLTTSLTTALRSYRDLRKIEQNRVSLAQLAMSVAHQIRNRTMTITGFANLATRKLDQDSEIIKYLDTISEESGRLEEVVDSVSDYASIDNCDHQNSEIFLLLEEVVAEVKNFAASQNRNVEFDISLKHAVIDGRPDLFKKVIGELLKNAVLFSDEYSPQVKLEVKVDSELCHIKITDNGVGITDADLPYIYDPFFTKRPNAVGMGLSIVRRIVDGYNWTLEFYKTDDQQTIFSLVIPI from the coding sequence ATGACGGATACCGAGCTATTTACTGATGACGAACTCCTTTTTACAGGGGAAGAGGTTGAAGAGCGTTCTGTTGAAAAGGCGAAGCCTTGGCGCGTCCTCATTGTTGATGATGAACCTGATATTCATGCGATGACTCAAATGGTTCTTGGAGATTTTTCCTTTGAGGGACGAAAAGTAGAATTTGTCAGTTCTTATACCGGGAAAGAGTCTTTAAAGGTTTTAAAAAAAGACCTCGAAATTGCTGTTGTCCTTTTAGATGTTGTAATGGAGACAAGTACAGCGGGGCTCGATGTCGCAAGGCGTATACGGACTTTTGTAAATAATTCTTTTGTAAGAATAATTCTAAGAACTGGCCAGCCTGGGATTGCTCCTGAACATAAGGTTATTACTGAACTTGATATTAACGATTACTGGCAAAAAGCCGAACTAACTTCGCAACGTTTGACTACCTCACTTACAACTGCGCTGAGATCATACCGTGATTTGCGTAAGATTGAACAAAACCGTGTAAGCCTTGCACAGCTTGCAATGTCTGTCGCACATCAAATTAGAAACAGAACAATGACTATTACCGGTTTTGCTAATCTGGCTACGCGTAAACTTGATCAAGATTCTGAAATTATAAAATATTTGGATACTATTTCTGAGGAATCAGGACGACTTGAAGAAGTTGTGGATAGTGTCTCCGACTATGCTTCAATTGATAATTGTGATCATCAAAATTCTGAAATTTTTCTCCTTCTGGAAGAGGTCGTCGCTGAAGTTAAAAACTTTGCTGCAAGCCAAAACAGGAATGTAGAGTTTGATATAAGTCTCAAACATGCTGTTATTGATGGGCGTCCAGACCTGTTTAAAAAAGTTATTGGAGAGTTATTGAAGAATGCTGTCTTATTTAGTGATGAATATTCACCTCAGGTTAAACTTGAGGTGAAGGTTGATTCGGAATTGTGCCATATAAAAATTACTGACAATGGGGTAGGAATTACAGATGCTGACCTTCCATATATCTACGATCCTTTTTTTACTAAAAGACCTAACGCTGTGGGGATGGGGTTAAGCATTGTTCGCAGGATTGTAGACGGTTATAACTGGACTCTAGAATTTTATAAAACTGATGATCAGCAGACAATTTTTTCTTTGGTAATACCTATTTGA
- a CDS encoding CBS and ACT domain-containing protein — MLVKDWMTKEVLTLVPSVSIDSAVEMMREVGIRQIPVTEASGLVVGIVSDRDIRDAMPSKYLAGDRASIEGEGLKGLKIKDIMTHDPFVVAPDTCMEVAAGILLDNKIGGLPVVDEFGLVGIITEVDIYRFLTTVTGVNRGSSQFAFMLEDSASALEDVLSDLWARGVRLSTVITSYEGIDHGCRQVFIWVQRLDEDTVDSLVAHLRKTYDLRYYVHKGETFKIEF, encoded by the coding sequence ATGCTAGTAAAGGATTGGATGACCAAAGAGGTTTTAACCCTCGTTCCTAGTGTGTCTATAGATAGCGCCGTTGAAATGATGAGGGAAGTCGGAATCAGACAGATTCCGGTCACTGAAGCTTCCGGTCTTGTTGTCGGTATAGTTTCAGACAGGGATATCCGTGATGCGATGCCTTCAAAGTATTTAGCCGGAGATAGGGCTTCTATTGAAGGTGAAGGCTTGAAGGGACTTAAGATTAAAGATATTATGACTCATGATCCTTTTGTTGTAGCTCCTGATACGTGTATGGAAGTTGCCGCTGGTATTTTGCTTGATAATAAAATTGGAGGACTCCCTGTTGTTGATGAGTTCGGGCTTGTCGGTATTATTACCGAAGTCGATATCTATAGGTTTTTGACAACAGTAACTGGCGTAAATCGTGGGAGTTCTCAATTTGCGTTTATGCTGGAAGATTCAGCCTCAGCTCTGGAAGACGTTTTGAGCGATTTGTGGGCAAGAGGTGTCAGACTTTCAACTGTGATTACTTCTTACGAAGGTATCGATCACGGATGCAGACAGGTTTTTATCTGGGTTCAGAGGCTTGATGAAGATACTGTAGACTCTTTAGTTGCTCATTTGAGAAAAACTTACGATCTAAGATATTACGTGCATAAAGGTGAGACATTTAAAATTGAATTTTAA
- a CDS encoding PAS domain-containing protein, with protein sequence MYNTIISSLDIISFLIIFLTVCLVLHNSLKLKEIRNSILIFLLIFELFYLSFMIIEWLGISNRFEMFENYTGATLPLWWLFLFYSLTQTILMKDIADREELFNQALDVTQDGLWDWDILTGDVFYSSQWFSMLGYKIGDFPNSYSTWRNLIHPDDLTEIETEVLRHFELNECFEIEVRMRSKSKKWIWIMSRGKVVKRDSSGNPERMVGTHIDISSRKIKEAEIKKLQSYLSSIINSMPSILIGIDLDYKITFWNSEAELATGFDSKTVTGYPLTVFFPRLEQEMNIIRQAIDTGKTQTVYNIIRESKNKKLYDNIYVFPVKTKDLSGIIIRIDDVTEKNNMEELIVQSDKMLSLGGVAAGMAHEINNPLSAIIGYAQNINRRLFEPLQKNKSTAKELAIPFKSISRYAKKRGIDSMLDKIAESGERSSKLVRNMLNFSRKSSQEISIVNIKDLLQETLDLVLNTSDWNDKKIRNIDIDIAHEYQKNIPDISCDRNMIQQVLFNIFQNDIEAMDEKKYLTEKPCIKIRLYTEQDNLIIEIEDNGPGMDKEIQSQIFNAFFTTKEIGKGTGLGLSISYFIITELHNGIMEVHSSVENFTCFTIKLPIKADHQ encoded by the coding sequence ATGTATAATACTATTATATCATCATTAGACATCATCAGTTTCTTAATTATATTTTTAACAGTATGTTTAGTGCTACACAATTCACTAAAATTAAAAGAGATTAGAAATTCAATTCTAATTTTCCTGTTAATATTTGAACTATTTTACCTCTCATTCATGATTATCGAGTGGCTTGGCATTTCAAATCGCTTTGAAATGTTTGAAAACTATACTGGAGCAACACTACCGCTTTGGTGGCTATTTTTATTCTATTCACTAACCCAAACAATTCTAATGAAAGATATAGCTGATAGAGAAGAACTATTTAATCAAGCTCTTGATGTCACACAAGACGGACTTTGGGATTGGGACATTTTAACTGGTGATGTTTTTTACAGTTCACAGTGGTTTTCAATGTTAGGGTATAAAATCGGTGATTTTCCAAACAGCTATTCTACATGGCGTAACTTAATTCATCCTGATGATCTCACAGAAATTGAAACTGAAGTTTTGCGACATTTTGAACTAAATGAATGTTTTGAAATTGAAGTCAGAATGCGCAGCAAATCAAAGAAATGGATATGGATTATGAGCAGGGGGAAGGTCGTCAAAAGAGACTCTAGCGGTAATCCTGAACGCATGGTCGGCACTCATATTGATATCAGCAGCAGAAAAATTAAAGAAGCAGAAATTAAAAAACTTCAATCATACTTATCAAGTATTATAAACTCTATGCCTTCAATCCTTATAGGAATAGACTTAGATTATAAAATAACATTTTGGAACTCTGAAGCAGAATTGGCTACTGGTTTTGATTCAAAAACAGTTACTGGTTATCCTTTAACTGTTTTTTTCCCAAGACTTGAACAGGAAATGAATATTATCCGTCAAGCAATTGATACTGGAAAAACTCAAACAGTATACAATATAATCCGAGAGTCTAAGAATAAGAAACTATATGACAATATATATGTTTTTCCCGTTAAAACAAAAGATTTAAGCGGAATAATAATAAGGATTGATGACGTTACTGAAAAAAATAATATGGAAGAACTGATTGTTCAATCAGATAAGATGCTTTCTTTAGGCGGGGTTGCCGCTGGAATGGCGCATGAAATTAATAATCCTTTGTCCGCAATCATAGGCTATGCACAAAATATCAATAGACGCTTGTTTGAACCCTTACAAAAAAATAAATCAACCGCAAAAGAACTCGCAATACCTTTTAAATCGATCAGTAGATATGCCAAAAAAAGAGGTATTGATTCCATGTTAGATAAAATTGCAGAATCAGGTGAACGATCTTCAAAGTTAGTAAGAAATATGCTTAATTTCAGTCGTAAAAGCTCTCAAGAAATATCCATTGTGAATATTAAAGACTTATTACAAGAGACGCTTGATCTAGTACTAAATACTTCTGACTGGAATGACAAAAAAATAAGAAATATTGATATTGATATAGCTCATGAATATCAAAAAAATATACCAGATATCTCTTGTGATAGAAATATGATTCAACAAGTTCTGTTTAATATCTTTCAAAATGATATTGAAGCCATGGATGAAAAGAAATATCTAACAGAAAAACCTTGTATAAAAATACGACTGTATACCGAACAGGATAACCTAATTATTGAAATTGAAGATAATGGTCCTGGTATGGATAAAGAGATTCAAAGCCAGATTTTCAACGCCTTCTTTACTACTAAAGAAATCGGTAAAGGTACCGGACTTGGATTATCAATTTCATATTTTATTATTACGGAACTGCATAATGGGATTATGGAAGTTCACTCGTCTGTTGAAAACTTTACTTGTTTTACCATCAAACTACCCATCAAAGCAGATCACCAATAA
- a CDS encoding 8-amino-7-oxononanoate synthase, with protein sequence MISKWFNLSIETKLAELEEASLLRKIPSIDNGAEKELSFKGRKFLNLASNDYLGLASDERLKSASIQAICDYGTGAAASRLVTGNFKLYDILEHEFAQFKEQEEAMLFSSGYAANLAIIDSFANRQTVVFSDKLNHASILDGIKMSGAKHARYQHNDIEHLKKRLESFKDSLSKILITDTIFSMDGDLAHIEEISQICKFYNVMLVVDEAHAEGVFGAGKGLCFERKVSNLVDLHMGAFSKAFGSHGGMVSGRSDLISFLRNKGRSFVFSTALPPAVVGANIASLRLVSTDPSMGERVLDHSRALKKILESEGFDCGNSESQIIPVLLGSNKLALQAQDYLMEEGIYTAAIRPPTVPMNTARLRLSLRADLTNADIEKVKRAFVTLRKEILS encoded by the coding sequence ATGATATCAAAATGGTTTAATTTATCTATTGAGACAAAGCTTGCTGAACTTGAAGAAGCTTCTCTTCTCAGGAAGATCCCTTCCATTGATAACGGAGCGGAGAAAGAGCTTTCGTTTAAGGGACGAAAATTTTTGAACCTTGCTTCTAACGATTATCTTGGGCTTGCCAGTGATGAACGTCTCAAATCTGCTTCTATTCAAGCTATTTGTGATTATGGAACGGGGGCTGCTGCTTCACGTTTGGTAACAGGCAATTTCAAATTGTACGATATTTTGGAGCACGAGTTTGCACAGTTCAAGGAGCAGGAAGAGGCGATGCTTTTTTCATCTGGTTATGCCGCAAATCTAGCGATTATAGATTCCTTTGCTAATCGGCAAACAGTGGTTTTTTCAGATAAGCTTAATCATGCCAGCATTCTCGACGGGATTAAAATGTCAGGAGCCAAGCACGCTCGTTATCAACATAATGACATTGAACACTTAAAAAAGCGTCTTGAATCGTTTAAAGATTCATTATCTAAAATCTTAATTACTGATACCATTTTCAGCATGGATGGTGATCTTGCCCATATTGAGGAAATCTCCCAAATTTGCAAATTCTATAATGTTATGCTTGTAGTTGATGAAGCCCACGCTGAGGGGGTATTTGGTGCAGGGAAAGGACTTTGTTTTGAACGAAAGGTTTCAAATCTTGTTGATTTACATATGGGAGCTTTTTCAAAAGCATTCGGATCGCATGGCGGGATGGTTTCAGGTCGTTCCGATTTAATATCTTTTCTCAGAAATAAAGGGCGCTCATTTGTTTTTTCAACTGCGCTTCCTCCTGCTGTAGTCGGAGCCAATATAGCTTCTCTTAGATTAGTTTCGACTGACCCTTCTATGGGGGAAAGGGTTCTTGATCATAGTCGGGCTTTGAAAAAAATTCTCGAAAGTGAAGGCTTTGATTGCGGGAACTCTGAAAGCCAGATTATTCCGGTTCTTTTAGGTTCAAATAAGCTTGCATTGCAGGCTCAGGATTATCTTATGGAAGAGGGGATTTATACTGCGGCAATCCGACCCCCGACGGTTCCTATGAATACTGCCCGTCTTAGACTTTCACTGCGCGCGGACTTAACAAACGCTGATATTGAAAAAGTTAAGCGTGCTTTTGTTACCCTTAGAAAAGAGATTTTATCGTGA